In one uncultured Methanobrevibacter sp. genomic region, the following are encoded:
- a CDS encoding zinc ribbon domain-containing protein, translated as MKCENCGFENNDKAKFCTRCGESLANQRKISTTQQQNGNNTKYLIVGLTAIIIILICVIGYFAINLNDNSSYQVTDYSSNDSVNSASSGSTSTTESGEWKLIGSYSGSGSGSQAVSVPAGKIMVKITAYPIKNYATNHLYVSGSNGQSAGVDWGSRSAVASRYDSLTYESSSSETFNIDYYETVSWSVEFYKYE; from the coding sequence ATGAAATGTGAAAATTGCGGTTTTGAAAATAATGATAAAGCTAAATTTTGCACACGTTGTGGTGAATCTTTAGCTAATCAAAGGAAAATTTCTACAACTCAACAACAGAATGGAAATAATACAAAATATTTGATTGTTGGTTTAACTGCAATTATTATCATTCTTATATGTGTAATTGGTTATTTTGCAATAAATTTAAATGATAATAGTAGTTATCAAGTAACAGATTATTCTTCTAATGATTCAGTTAATTCTGCATCTTCTGGAAGTACTTCTACAACTGAATCTGGTGAATGGAAATTAATTGGTTCATATTCAGGTTCTGGTTCAGGTTCTCAGGCGGTTAGTGTTCCAGCAGGTAAAATAATGGTTAAAATTACTGCATATCCTATTAAAAATTATGCAACTAATCATTTGTATGTTTCCGGATCTAATGGTCAGTCAGCGGGTGTTGATTGGGGTTCCAGAAGTGCAGTTGCAAGTAGATATGATTCTCTTACTTATGAATCATCATCTTCAGAAACTTTCAATATTGATTATTATGAAACTGTAAGTTGGTCTGTTGAATTTTATAAATATGAATGA
- a CDS encoding zinc-ribbon domain-containing protein, whose amino-acid sequence MFCPKCGKDLPDNSKFCKYCGSQVKNKGTLRHAPTSTGDNDKAKNIIIVGLVALIVILVLVFAAIGAGMFNGSNDDMSSDASSSSLSDSGAQSLSLSSFPVSEAPGLAQAIKNNGGNFPVNYKSLSLSKSQCLYILTKSVSLIGHGNTEATISVGNPNYAPHPSGRDYPGSIAQANYVDMSDRFSSWIDRNGQVPNYVGIYTGGVPDISPSKMLDIEIAILLTYGSTGNLPPSVSV is encoded by the coding sequence ATGTTTTGTCCAAAATGTGGAAAAGATTTACCTGATAATTCAAAATTTTGTAAATATTGTGGTAGTCAAGTTAAAAATAAAGGAACTTTAAGGCATGCTCCAACATCAACTGGAGATAATGACAAAGCAAAAAATATAATTATTGTAGGTTTAGTTGCATTAATTGTTATTTTAGTTTTAGTTTTTGCAGCTATTGGTGCTGGAATGTTTAATGGTTCTAATGATGATATGTCTTCTGATGCATCTTCATCATCTCTAAGTGATTCAGGAGCTCAATCATTGTCTTTAAGTAGTTTTCCAGTTTCTGAAGCACCAGGATTAGCACAAGCTATTAAAAATAATGGTGGTAATTTCCCAGTTAATTATAAATCTTTATCTTTATCTAAATCACAATGTTTATATATTTTAACAAAATCTGTGTCTTTAATTGGTCATGGAAATACTGAAGCAACAATTTCTGTTGGAAATCCTAATTACGCACCACATCCTAGTGGTCGTGATTATCCGGGTTCCATAGCTCAGGCAAATTATGTTGATATGTCTGATAGGTTCTCTTCTTGGATTGATAGAAATGGCCAAGTACCAAATTATGTTGGAATTTACACTGGCGGTGTTCCAGATATTTCCCCATCTAAAATGTTAGATATTGAAATAGCTATTTTACTTACTTATGGAAGTACAGGTAATCTACCTCCATCTGTTTCTGTTTAA
- the rnp3 gene encoding ribonuclease P protein component 3 → MFFDLNMKGNSYENNLKLAMEASKYGWSHINFSYNQNEFGNALKFKEDLQDNLDINVDYTLEIASNNVNDIRKIARKFRNKSSCISVIGGDLKINRAVLENIQLDVLSRPYLKRYDCGLNQVLAKESLKNNVAIEICFEDILKSYLTHRSKIIANIKDIYVLYRKFDFPLILSSRSESIFDIKTTKDFTSVFLATGLTQSEIDKSFITSKNLLEFNKNRKSMILKGVREVNNEA, encoded by the coding sequence ATGTTTTTTGATTTAAATATGAAAGGAAATAGCTATGAAAATAATTTAAAATTAGCTATGGAAGCTTCAAAGTATGGTTGGAGTCATATTAATTTTTCTTATAATCAAAATGAATTTGGTAATGCTTTAAAATTTAAAGAAGATTTACAAGATAATTTGGATATTAATGTGGATTATACTTTAGAAATTGCTTCAAATAATGTTAATGATATTAGAAAGATAGCTCGAAAGTTTAGGAATAAATCCTCATGTATTAGTGTAATTGGTGGTGATTTAAAAATAAATCGAGCAGTTTTAGAAAATATTCAATTAGATGTTTTATCAAGACCTTATTTAAAAAGATATGATTGTGGTCTTAATCAGGTTTTAGCTAAAGAATCTTTAAAAAATAATGTAGCTATTGAAATTTGTTTTGAAGATATTTTAAAATCTTATTTAACTCACAGATCTAAAATAATAGCTAATATTAAAGATATATATGTACTGTATAGAAAATTCGATTTTCCATTAATTTTATCTTCAAGATCTGAGTCTATTTTTGATATTAAAACAACTAAAGACTTTACTTCAGTATTTCTTGCAACTGGATTGACTCAAAGTGAAATTGATAAATCATTTATAACTTCTAAAAACCTTTTAGAATTTAATAAAAACAGAAAATCTATGATTTTAAAAGGAGTTAGGGAGGTTAACAATGAAGCTTAA
- a CDS encoding Rpp14/Pop5 family protein, whose product MKLKVLPPTLRKNNRYLALDIKIKENISKDDLVNIVWNGCIRFFGENGTANFNLWVMKFYEIEKTNDYNHYQAILRCQRDYVDNVRSSIALIYKYNRKSISISTIGLSGTIKGCQKFIDG is encoded by the coding sequence ATGAAGCTTAAAGTTCTTCCTCCAACACTTAGAAAAAACAATAGATATTTGGCTTTGGATATTAAAATTAAAGAAAATATTTCTAAAGATGATTTGGTTAATATTGTTTGGAATGGATGTATTAGATTTTTTGGTGAAAATGGGACTGCTAACTTTAATTTATGGGTTATGAAGTTTTATGAAATTGAAAAAACTAATGATTATAATCATTATCAGGCGATTCTTCGCTGTCAAAGAGACTATGTTGATAATGTTAGATCATCTATTGCTTTAATTTATAAGTATAATCGTAAATCTATCTCAATTTCTACTATTGGATTATCTGGAACTATTAAAGGTTGTCAAAAGTTCATTGATGGATAA